The genomic interval TAATGTAAACCGTGTCGAGAAAAATGTCCTTCAACCTGGCCCGATCGTCCGCACTGAGAACGCGTATCGCGTAGTCGATATCCGTGGCATAAATCGGGTAACCCGCTTTGAGCAATCCATACAGCTGGGTCATCAGGTTTTGGGCCAATCGAACGGAAATTTCCTCGCCCTGCAAATGGGCCGTGCTGCCGCGCGCCTGGATCGTTATGGAGAGCGCCTGGGCGATGCGTTGCAGATGGCCGTTGTGCTCGCCGAACAGCTGTCGCGACAGTTCTACGTCACTGAACGTGATCTTGGTTTGGTAGTCGGAAACGCTCATGGGCCGCCTTGGTTCGACTCGCTCCTTTGGTCTTGCTGACTTGAATCAGATGTCACCCTGCCATGATCGGCATGAGATAACTGTGGAGAATATAAAACTTCATTGCTGAATGCAAACAGCATTTCAATTTTTAATGAAAGCCGGGCCGGATCTAATGAATAGCATTCAGTTAGAGTCCCTGTTTTGAGCGCAAGCTACTTGACCAATGCCATGGCCTCTGTTAGCGTTTCCCTTTTCTTTAACTGCCGGCTTCGCCGGTGATTCGCGAAACAGCCAAAGATACTCAGGTGACCCGTGAACCTGCTCGACATTGTCCTGGCAACCATCATCGGATTCTGCCTCGTTCGTGGAATTTTCAGAGGGTTGATCAAGGAACTGTCATCGATCGTCGGCGTGGTGGCCGGATTTTACGCGGCCTATAGTTATTATCCGTGGCTTGCAAAATTTCTCCGGCGATGGATCGATGACCCGAGCTATGCCAATATCCTCGGATGTCTGATCCTCTTCGTGGGGATCTATCTGGCGGTCAGTGCCGTCGGTGTGATTATCAAGTACCTGATGAATATCGTTTTTCTGGGATGGACCGACCGGCTGTGCGGACTGGTTTTCGGAACCCTCAAAGGGGTTCTCATCGTGTCGGTCATCGTGATCCTGCTGACTGCATTTTTACCTAAAAATTCCAGCTTGCTGAGAGATTCCCTGATCGTGAGGCACACCATGGTGATCAGTACGACCATGGTTCGGGTCGCCTCCGTGGACATGAAAAAGCTATTCAGCGAACATTTAAAGGAATTGAAACAATCGTGGCAACGCAAAAAGAGTTGACGCCCACCCCGACTTTTGCCGCCTTATTCGAGCTGATTGCGACCTTGCGTGGGGATAATGGCTGCCCCTGGGACCGAAAACAGACACCCCGCAGCATGACCGTCTATCTCATCGAAGAGGCCTTCGAACTGGTCGAGGCCATCGAGTCCGACGACACGCCGGCGATTCTCGAAGAGTTGGGCGACGTCCTGTTTCAGGTGATTTTTCTGATGTATCTCTACCAGCAGGCAGGGCGGTTTTCGCCCACCGATGTCCTGGCCCGAAATTTGGCGAAAATGATTCACCGGCACCCGCATGTCTTCGGATCGGACAAATTGGAGAACGCCGCCCAGGTGAAGGAGCGCTGGCGCGAGCTTAAACAGCAGGAGAAGGGCAAGGATGCGGGCTCCATCCTGGATTCGGTGCCGTCGGGATTGCCTGCCCTGATGCGGGCCTACCGCATCTCCGAAAGGGCGGCTGGTATCGGCTTCGATTGGGATACCCCTGCGGGTGTCATGGATCAGACCGAAGCCGAATGGCAGGAGTTCAAGGAGGAGGTGCACCAGTTGCCCGAAGAACCATCCGGGAATCTCGACCGGGTCAGGATGGAATTCGGCGATGTTCTTTTCACGATGATCAACGTCGCGCGATTGCTCGGCGTTCACCCCGAGAGCGCGCTCTCCGCGTCCACCTCAAAATTTATCCAGAGATTCAAAAAGATGGAAAAGATGGCGTCCGATCAGGGCAAACAGCTCGGCGAGGTTCCCAGGCAAGAGATGGAATGCTTGTGGTCGGCCGCGAAAGAGGGGGATGAAACGTCATGCCACCTGTCCACGGCA from Desulfatitalea tepidiphila carries:
- the mazG gene encoding nucleoside triphosphate pyrophosphohydrolase — translated: MATQKELTPTPTFAALFELIATLRGDNGCPWDRKQTPRSMTVYLIEEAFELVEAIESDDTPAILEELGDVLFQVIFLMYLYQQAGRFSPTDVLARNLAKMIHRHPHVFGSDKLENAAQVKERWRELKQQEKGKDAGSILDSVPSGLPALMRAYRISERAAGIGFDWDTPAGVMDQTEAEWQEFKEEVHQLPEEPSGNLDRVRMEFGDVLFTMINVARLLGVHPESALSASTSKFIQRFKKMEKMASDQGKQLGEVPRQEMECLWSAAKEGDETSCHLSTAEEKSGG
- a CDS encoding CvpA family protein; protein product: MNLLDIVLATIIGFCLVRGIFRGLIKELSSIVGVVAGFYAAYSYYPWLAKFLRRWIDDPSYANILGCLILFVGIYLAVSAVGVIIKYLMNIVFLGWTDRLCGLVFGTLKGVLIVSVIVILLTAFLPKNSSLLRDSLIVRHTMVISTTMVRVASVDMKKLFSEHLKELKQSWQRKKS